The Henckelia pumila isolate YLH828 chromosome 2, ASM3356847v2, whole genome shotgun sequence genome includes a window with the following:
- the LOC140879659 gene encoding uncharacterized protein, with protein sequence MSFHLSSSKRSSLSKLSDFFRRGTFRNGGFFLLRQRQTSEDARGRGMQGKQANSSSLPMCVLPHSFTPSRFYCSHYQIPFILSHASSLFTLQEGLPLVQKQDFMLRSKPKPKPLLLCCLNKFRSHCSNSKFESDDNENELYLVDGKINVEVERVCKVMEETFAFDRNMETVLDECGVDLSHELVLRVLERFKHARKPAFRFFCWACERRGFAHNSSTYNVMLSILGKGRQFETMVSVLEEMGDKGLLTIQTFTICIIAFAAAKEGKKAVGILDLMKKLNFKVDAEMINCLLDALGRAKLGKEAQVLFEKLEHRFTPNLCTYTVLLHGWCRVNNLMEAGRTWNGMIDNGFKPDIVAHNIMLEGLLRNKKRSHAMELFGVMKSRGPYPSVRSYTVLIKDLCKRGNVQEAMEYLDEMLDSGCEPDAAVYTCLMTGLGNQKKMNMVYRLLKEMQEKGCPPDGRTYNALMKMMTSQHMPDDAAKIYKKMILSNIQPSIHTYNMMMKSYFTSRNYEMGCAVWEEMKKKGFCPDENSYIILIRGLKSQGRSVEACRYTEEMIGKGMKAPQLD encoded by the coding sequence ATGTCTTTTCATTTGAGTAGTTCAAAAAGATCATCACTTTCCAAATTGTCAGATTTTTTCAGGCGGGGCACCTTTAGAAATGGCGGATTCTTCCTTCTCAGGCAGAGACAAACCTCGGAGGATGCGAGAGGACGAGGAATGCAAGGAAAGCAAGCTAATAGTAGTTCTCTGCCCATGTGTGTTTTGCCTCATTCTTTTACTCCTAGTCGCTTTTATTGTTCTCATTATCAAATTCCATTTATATTGTCACACGCCTCTTCACTCTTTACTCTTCAAGAAGGCTTGCCGTTAGTTCAGAAGCAAGATTTTATGCTTCGCTCCAAGCCCAAGCCTAAGcctttattattatgttgtttgAATAAGTTTAGATCCCACTGTTCGAATTCTAAATTTGAGAGCGATGATAACGAAAATGAGTTGTACCTCGTTGATGGGAAAATAAATGTTGAGGTGGAAAGGGTGTGTAAGGTGATGGAGGAAACCTTTGCCTTTGATCGGAATATGGAGACTGTTTTGGATGAATGTGGGGTTGATTTGAGTCATGAATTGGTGTTGCGTGTGTTGGAGAGGTTTAAGCACGCTAGAAAACCTGCATTTCGGTTTTTTTGCTGGGCGTGCGAGAGGCGTGGATTTGCTCATAATTCGAGCACTTACAATGTGATGCTTAGTATTCTTGGAAAGGGTAGGCAATTTGAGACCATGGTGTCGGTTCTTGAAGAGATGGGTGACAAGGGTTTGCTCACAATACAGACTTTTACCATTTGTATAATAGCTTTTGCTGCTGCCAAGGAGGGGAAGAAGGCTGTTGGAATTCTTGATTTGATGAAAAAGTTGAACTTTAAAGTTGATGCAGAGATGATCAATTGTTTGTTGGATGCGTTAGGGAGGGCGAAACTTGGGAAAGAAGCTCAGGTTTTGTTCGAGAAGCTGGAGCATAGGTTCACCCCCAATTTATGTACTTATACTGTTTTGCTCCATGGTTGGTGCAGGGTGAATAATTTGATGGAGGCCGGGAGGACGTGGAATGGGATGATTGACAATGGTTTCAAGCCTGATATTGTTGCCCACAACATAATGCTTGAAGGGTTGTTGAGAAATAAGAAAAGGTCCCATGCAATGGAGTTGTTTGGAGTGATGAAATCTAGGGGCCCATATCCCAGTGTGAGGAGCTATACAGTCTTGATCAAGGATCTTTGCAAACGTGGCAACGTGCAGGAAGCCATGGAGTACTTGGATGAAATGCTTGACTCTGGATGTGAGCCAGATGCAGCTGTGTACACCTGTTTGATGACGGGTTTGGGGAATCAAAAGAAAATGAATATGGTGTACCGGTTATTGAAGGAGATGCAGGAGAAAGGATGCCCACCTGATGGGCGAACATACAATGCtctgatgaagatgatgacaagCCAGCATATGCCTGATGACGCGGCTAAAATATACAAGAAAATGATACTGAGCAACATTCAACCCAGTATTCATACTTATAACATGATGATGAAGTCATACTTCACCTCAAGAAATTATGAAATGGGTTGCGCGGtgtgggaggagatgaagaaGAAGGGTTTTTGTCCTGATGAAAACTCTTACATTATTTTGATTAGGGGCCTTAAAAGCCAGGGAAGATCAGTTGAGGCATGTAGATATACTGAAGAAATGATAGGCAAAGGAATGAAAGCACCTCAACTCGATTAA